The proteins below come from a single Chitinophaga pinensis DSM 2588 genomic window:
- a CDS encoding carbonic anhydrase family protein, giving the protein MKTLNKAAQSNITPAQAYELLRHGNERFVDNLRLHRNLLEQVNDTRDGQWPMAAIVSCMDSRTSAELIFDQGLGDIFSIRLAGAVISDNVLGSLEYACKVAGSKFIVVLGHSKCGAIKGACDMVQMGNLTGLLNKITPAVFAEKTITENRTSSNPAFVDAVTHLHTERSVQAILEQSHILREMILNGEVGIIGAMYDVETGVVTFQEETLVIGSEKFNTTPEAATV; this is encoded by the coding sequence ATGAAAACATTAAATAAGGCAGCACAATCCAATATCACTCCGGCACAGGCTTATGAATTATTAAGACATGGTAATGAGCGTTTCGTAGATAACCTGAGACTGCACCGTAACCTGCTGGAGCAGGTAAATGACACCCGTGACGGTCAGTGGCCAATGGCGGCGATTGTGAGCTGTATGGACTCCCGTACTTCTGCAGAACTGATCTTTGATCAGGGTCTGGGCGACATCTTCAGTATCCGTCTGGCGGGTGCTGTGATCTCTGACAACGTACTGGGTAGCCTGGAATATGCCTGTAAAGTAGCAGGATCTAAATTCATCGTTGTACTGGGTCACTCCAAATGTGGTGCGATCAAAGGTGCATGCGATATGGTACAGATGGGTAACCTGACCGGTTTGCTGAATAAAATCACGCCGGCAGTTTTCGCAGAGAAAACCATCACAGAAAACAGAACTTCTTCTAACCCTGCATTCGTAGATGCAGTGACACATCTTCATACTGAGCGTTCCGTACAGGCGATCCTGGAGCAGAGTCATATTCTGCGTGAAATGATCCTGAATGGCGAGGTTGGTATTATCGGCGCTATGTATGATGTAGAAACAGGTGTGGTGACATTCCAGGAAGAAACCCTGGTAATCGGTAGTGAGAAGTTCAATACTACTCCTGAGGCTGCAACAGTCTAA
- a CDS encoding methionine aminotransferase, whose translation MSKLPNVGTTIFSVMSALAAQHKAINLSQGFPDFDCDEQLKRMVSEAMQEGHNQYAPMPGIMPLREVIAKKIQNLYGQQVNPDTEITITPGGTYAIFTAIATCISPGDEVIIFEPAYDSYIPNVLVNGGVPVLIPLSYPDYTIDWSLVRSKITPRTKMIMINTPHNPTASIMTAADIAQLQEIVKEHNLLVLSDEVYEHLVFDGAQHLSILRYPELLKNSFVTFSFGKVFHNTGWKMGYCVAPAHLMAEYRKVHQYLCFSVNTPMQYGLSRYLQTPEHYLSLPVFYQQKRDYFLELTKDTRFTPLSSKGSYFQLMRYDRISDEGDKEFATRITKEFGVACIPVSAFYENGKDDHVVRFCFAKKTETLEQAAERLRKI comes from the coding sequence ATGTCAAAACTACCCAACGTAGGCACCACTATATTCTCAGTGATGTCCGCCCTGGCGGCGCAGCATAAAGCCATTAACCTCTCCCAGGGATTTCCCGATTTTGATTGTGATGAACAGCTGAAAAGAATGGTCAGCGAAGCGATGCAGGAAGGGCATAACCAATATGCACCCATGCCTGGTATTATGCCTTTGCGTGAAGTGATTGCTAAAAAAATACAAAATCTGTATGGCCAGCAGGTAAATCCGGATACGGAAATCACCATCACACCTGGTGGTACATATGCCATCTTTACAGCGATCGCCACCTGTATCAGCCCCGGTGATGAAGTTATTATCTTCGAACCGGCATATGACAGTTATATTCCGAATGTACTGGTCAATGGCGGTGTACCCGTACTGATTCCGCTTTCTTATCCTGATTATACAATAGACTGGTCGCTGGTACGCAGTAAGATTACACCGCGTACTAAAATGATCATGATCAATACGCCGCATAATCCCACCGCCAGTATTATGACGGCCGCTGATATCGCGCAACTACAGGAAATAGTAAAGGAGCATAACTTACTCGTATTATCCGATGAAGTATATGAGCACCTGGTTTTCGATGGTGCACAACATCTCAGCATACTCCGTTATCCGGAGTTATTGAAAAACAGTTTTGTCACCTTTTCTTTTGGTAAGGTGTTTCACAACACCGGTTGGAAAATGGGCTATTGCGTAGCGCCGGCTCACCTGATGGCAGAATACCGTAAAGTGCATCAGTATCTCTGTTTTTCGGTGAATACCCCGATGCAGTATGGCCTGTCCCGCTATTTACAGACGCCGGAACATTATCTGAGTCTGCCGGTATTTTATCAGCAGAAGAGAGATTATTTCCTGGAACTGACAAAAGATACCCGTTTCACGCCGCTGTCTTCAAAAGGCAGTTATTTTCAGCTAATGCGTTACGATCGTATTTCAGATGAAGGGGATAAGGAGTTTGCCACCCGTATTACCAAAGAATTTGGGGTCGCCTGCATTCCTGTTTCAGCTTTTTACGAAAACGGAAAAGATGATCATGTGGTAAGGTTCTGTTTCGCGAAAAAAACGGAAACACTGGAACAGGCAGCGGAAAGACTCCGAAAAATCTGA